The Pochonia chlamydosporia 170 chromosome 1, whole genome shotgun sequence genome window below encodes:
- a CDS encoding CFEM domain-containing protein (similar to Metarhizium robertsii ARSEF 23 XP_007820223.1), with protein MKSTFFLLACALTGSAVAQKRQDYFPECSLKCLDQATKQATNCSLDDAVCMCVQKNYEAIYNAGVNCVLQACGPDEAVGKVLPAGAKFCAAATAQAKAGGASKTTAPTASGSSTGAVTGSTTSAASTGTSAAGQATSTSSPGAAATDAPGRVLGLIVAGVLAAL; from the exons ATGAAGTCtaccttcttcctcttggctTGCGCCTTAACTGGCAGCGCCGTTGCCCAAAAGAGACAGGACTACTTCCCCGAGTGCTCCCTCAAGTGTCTCGACCAGGCTACCAAACAGGCTACAAACTGCTCGTTGGACGATGCCGTTTGCATGTGCGTCCAGAAGAACTATGAGGCCATCTACAACGCTGGTGTGAACTGCGTTCTGCAGGCATGTGGCCCAGATGAGGCCGTTG GCAAAGTCCTTCCTGCTGGTGCCAAGTTCTGTGCTGCCGCCACTGCTCAGGCCAAGGCTGGAGGTGCTTCAAAGACCACTGCTCCCACTGCCTCTGGCTCCAGCACTGGAGCTGTAACGGGTAGCACCACTTCTGCTGCTTCTACTGGAACTTCAGCAGCTGGTCAAGCTACGAGCACATCTTCGCCTGGAGCGGCGGCTACCGACGCTCCAGGAAGGGTTCTCGGCCTCATTGTGGCCGGAGTTTTGGCTGCTCTGTAA